One Prunus dulcis chromosome 7, ALMONDv2, whole genome shotgun sequence DNA segment encodes these proteins:
- the LOC117634949 gene encoding ferredoxin-dependent glutamate synthase 1, chloroplastic/mitochondrial-like: MALQSLAPIPQLVHCSNNGRLPAQPLRNGLFVVDFVGPCKSKRTRRKFGTSEHRSFPQFVSRSYPVKAVLDLGRSDAALDQSAASPSSDLKPKVADLHDIIAERGACGVGFIANLENKASHGIIEDALTALGCMEHRGGCGADNDSGDGSGLMSSIPWDLFDNWANKQGISSFDKLHTGVGMVFLPKDDDLMKEAKKVVVNIFRQEGLEVLGWRPVPVNASVVGYYAKETMPNIQQVFVKVVKEENVEDIERELYICRKLIEKAASSESWGNELYFCSLSNQTIVYKGMLRSEILGLFYSDLQSDLYKSPFAIYHRRYSTNTTPRWPLAQPMRLLGHNGEINTIQGNLNWMQSREASLKSPVWNGRENEIRPYGNPKASDSANLDSAAEVWN, translated from the exons ATGGCTTTGCAGTCATTGGCTCCGATTCCTCAGCTAGTTCACTGCTCCAATAATGGCCGCTTGCCCGCCCAGCCTCTTCGGAACGGGCTCTTCGTCGTCGATTTCGTCGGGCCCTGTAAATCGAAGCGGACCCGCAGGAAATTCGGAACGTCCGAGCATCGGTCCTTCCCTCAATTCGTTTCCAGGAGCTACCCGGTCAAAGCTGTTCTTGACCTTGGACGTAGCGATGCTGCTTTGGATCAATCAGCTGCTTCTCCTTCTTCGGATTTGAAGCCAAAG GTTGCAGACTTGCATGATATTATAGCAGAAAGGGGAGCTTGTGGAGTTGGATTCATTgccaatttggaaaacaaagcATCCCATGGGATTATTGAGGATGCTCTAACAGCTCTTGGCTGCATGGAACATCGAGGGGGCTGTGGAGCAGATAATGACTCTGGTGATGGTTCAGGATTGATGAGTTCAATCCCATGGGATCTATTTGACAATTGGGCTAACAAGCAAGGGATTTCTTCCTTTGACAAGTTGCACACTGGTGTTGGAATGGTTTTCCTCCCAAAAGATGACGACCTTATGAAAGAAGCCAAAAaag TTGTTGTGAATATTTTTAGACAAGAGGGTCTTGAAGTGCTCGGATGGAGACCTGTTCCTGTGAATGCTTCTGTAGTTGGTTACTATGCAAAAGAAACAATGCCCAACATACAGCAGGTATTCGTCAAAGTTgttaaagaggaaaatgttgaggaCATTGAACGAGAACTGTACATATGCCGGAAGTTAATTGAGAAAGCAGCAAGCTCAGAAAGTTGGGGAAATGAGCTTTATTTCTGTTCTTTGTCCAATCAAACAATAGTTTACAAGGGAATGCTCCGCTCAGAAATTCttggtttattttattctGACCTCCAAAGTGACCTGTATAAATCCCCTTTTGCCATCTATCATCGGAGGTATAGCACAAATACCACTCCCAGATGGCCCCTTGCACAACCAATGAGATTACTTGGTCACAATGGAGAGATTAATACCATAcag GGAAACTTGAACTGGATGCAATCTCGTGAAGCCTCATTGAAATCACCTGTATGGAATGGTCGTGAAAATGAAATTCGGCCATACGGCAATCCCAAGGCATCTGACTCTGCAAATCTTGATAGTGCAGCTGAAGTATGGAATTAA